A region of the Phaseolus vulgaris cultivar G19833 chromosome 11, P. vulgaris v2.0, whole genome shotgun sequence genome:
CCCCAGTTCTTAATGCAACCTAGTGCAGCCTCAATGGCCATTTCTGTCACTGCCTCGTTGCATATCTCTAGCCTCTGCTTCACTGTGGGGGTGCCTTCAGTCACAAGCTCTGGATACTTTATCAGTATTTCCTCTGACATAACCACGTACCTTGTTTTCACTGTGGTTGTTTTGCCTGTTTATACCACATCAAGCCAAAGTCAGTGTCTCATTGACCTGCCTTGaggtttattttattaaaatcagTTTGGTTTGGTTTCTGTTTAGTAATTTTGCACGTGGCTTCAAATCAACTTCCAAACGAAAGCAACATCAGGGTTTGTTTTAAACATACATTTTAACTctcttttttatcaaaaaagaataaataaaataaaatgaggtaTTATAGGAGTGTCTCAATCCTTGTAAAAAATCTCAAATCAAGCTTCCAAGCACCCAACCAGCTGAGGATCCAGCAGACATTATAACACATCGAATATATTAACATATGAGATCAAGATACAAGAGCACAACAAATACAATTACATTAACCTTCAAAGGAATCACATTCTCAAAACAAGACACAACAGTCCAACAACTAAACAAGATCTTTGTCAGCAAACAGAAACAGAAGTACACAAAACATCCAAGTACATTTGCAACTTTTGATCCAAACATTCATAACAAGTTTGGGTAAAGCCATTGTTTGTTGTATTCAAACATGATTTCAGGTTTCCACACATTGTTGTATTCAAACATGATTTCAGGTTTCCACACATTGTTGTATTCAAACATGATTTCAGGTTTCCAACTGTTTGAAGAGTAAAAGGTGGTGGAAATAAAGAGTACACAAATCACCTGACATGAATAACAATATCCCTATGTATACATAGAAAAGGGTAAATTGGTGAAAGCTTGTGTGTGTACTTACAAAGTCTAGTGAGCTTCTGCTTAAGCTCAGGATTGTCACAGTTTGTGCTCCTGAAATATCCATCAACTAAATACTCTTGCATGACAAGCTGTGGAGGGAAAGCCTTGCCAAGAGCTAATATGGTAGCCTTCCCAGGGTTGACCCCTTTCTTTGTAACACCTTTCCAAATACCTTCTTCTCCCATATTTCTTCTTAGGTAGTGATATCAGATGCATGTAATTTCCTCTACCTAGAGAAAGCAGAACCAGTTGTATATATAATCTTCCAAGCATGTCTATGACTTTGTGGCGTGACAAGTTTATAATAGTATTACTTGATGCACACAACTTTTGTTATATGTATAAAATGTGGGTTAGTTAGGAGGCAAGTTGTTCATGGAGATCATATTGCATTAGTTGATGGGAAGATGTTGAGGATTTGTTTTTCAGTTGAAGTTAGATCAACCACACAAATGGCACCAACCATGAACCATGAACCATCTTAAGTCACTTCAACTACCATGATTAAGGTGGTCAACATaacacttgagataagaaaaaTCCCCAGCAACAATACTGAACAATATGGATTTGCTATCTAACCATCCATCTCTCTCTAATGCTGCCACATTGATCCTTAAAATCAAAGATTAacaattatctttttcttcAGTAAAAAAACTTTTTTAGCAAAATTTGAGTTGGTATATAACATTCATACTGAAAAATGTGCTTATGACTAAATAGTTGCACATGTAGGTCttgaaatgtaaaaatattatgttgGGTTAAAAATGTATGAATCATGTTTCattcatatatgtatatatattaatcaacataattattcatatattttttatctctatgaCTTCTGTGCTTCTATCTTCTTTGCAAACACAGTGGCAGTATACTATGCATATAAATGTTACTGGTGTATTTTCATGAATGGAATAAGTAGGTACCAGCAATGCTCCCTGGTATGGTTGATGGAGACCGTTCTCAGCTTCTTCCGCGCCGACAGCTGTATGCTGGTCCCATGTCAAAGTTGAGAATGCTCATGATCTGTCGAATGCCAAAACCTGAAGAAGTTCTCATAGTTGAAGATGGAAATGGGAACATCCTTAGTGAAACCTTGAAGGACAATGATGTGCATGTTCGGTACAAGGTTATAAGGTGACACCTTAATTCTGCTAAAAGTCTGTTGAATATTCATATCTATACATTAAAAAACTGTCTCAGTTTTTATCCTCAGAATAGTGTTTTAATAGATTGGTTATGTATAGTATTGTTTGTGATATTCAGTTAATTGGAGACACTTTTTGATTGGCAATCACTGGGAAAAATGCGAGATTACTACTCTAGATGTTAGTGCCGTCATTCCAAGTAATGACTATGTCATGAACACATACAATTAATTACACACATTTAATATGGCAATAAATGGCTGAATTATTCAAAGAGGGACTAATGAGGTCAGTGGGAGCAATGTTGGGGTGTGATGTTTCCCTGACTGGAAGGTTGTACATAAGTTGTTTGAGTTTATGCATGAGACCCATCTTGGAGTTCAGGTTATTTTTCCTACTTTGAAGCTTTCTGTCTCTACTTTTGCTAGCATATTATTCCTTATCATACAAATCATGGGTTGGTGGAATATAATCTTAATCTAAGCTAACACCTCTTTActatgtttattttgtttgtgGTGGGTCTTTGTTTCAGGATATGGCTTGTGATACATTTCTGAAAATAGTTCAGAAGTGCAAGCGTGAATTTGTGATCACGCAGGTCTGCAAATTTTTTCCTTCCTAAATATGTAGCCATTTTATTACAATCTTGCATATAACTTGAGTACATAATCTAACTGCCTCAATGATTGGTATTTCAGGTTGGGGAAAATGAACCGTTTGTGTGTGAGATTCTGAATGGCCTTCCCAACAGCATTATGGATCTTGAACCCCATCAAATACATTCTTTCCATAAATCTGTATGCCTTTAGAAATCTATAATCTCAAGTTCATTggttaaatatatatacatgttTTTTTCCCATATGCTCTATTTATATACTTGTGTTTGCACATATTTAAGTAATATTCTTGTTTTGTAGGTTCATCACATGATTGAGGCTGAGTCTAATGTGCAGaagaaaaatgaatattttcaGCGGTTGATGGAGCTCCAAAATCAGGTCTTCCGCTAAATAATTTTCATTCTgctaaataaaaacatattacaaagaaaataaatgtaaaatttaaagaattgaAATACACATTTATATACAATTCTCAAAACGGTATATTCTAGAATTAAACTATCTCAGAAAATTACTTTCCAAAACTCTCTTGAAAGGTATCCTGGaatgatgaaaaaaatgaaaaaaaaataaattctagacataatatcaaatattcattgaaatgtttttatacgaataacttaatttaataaattgtaATGCAATGAAATTAAAGTAATACTTGTGTACCTctaatagaaaaaaatacagTGTTGAAAGGAAAATGATGCTTTGAGAATCTTGAAGTTGTATACAACTCTTGATGTaatgagtttaaaaataaatatatataataaatgataaatttgtaattaaataatattaaaatattaaaataataatattagatgTTGTAATGcggttgtataaaaaatatgagttGTCAATATATCATTACCGATGGTTATAAATTGTGACATAGAATCTGAATATTGGCTATGGTTCTAGGCAAGTGAGCCATCATTAGTACTACATGATTCTATTCACCACAAGAAACACAATGGCACATGATTGTTACCATTTTGTGACAATGGTAGCGATTGTGGTATTAAGTTTGTGCACAAAATTCTTGTACTACAGAGCGAACTGCTAATGGCATTCTGACTTCATGTGATCCATCTTCCCAGAAGAGGTAGCCAAATGAGAATCTGCCTTGAATTCGTAGCTTCGAAGAAAACGTTACCttaaatttcattttctttcgTTTAGGACTAAATGTCAAGGTTGGTGGCACAACTGTGACAGATACGCCAATTGGAGCTTCAACACGAGCAGTGTAGACAGATTTAATTGGGCCAACATTAGTGACTGTTCTTGAAACTGTGAGGGGTTGCTTCAGCTCAGGAATAATAATAGAAGGGAGGTTCATGTTTAAGAGGTACTTGTGTGATTTATGGCATTTGGTAGGAACTCCTGTCAAAAAGCTTATGGCAGTGTCGTTGTAGTCCATAGAACAAAGGAAATGAATGTAGTCTGAGTTTTTCATGTCATATACCAGACCAGGATCTGTCACTTTGTTAGGATCAACATGTCCACCTCCGTAGTCAAATGGGTCAGCTTGTTTATGAGGTGCTCCCTCAGCCCAAATATACTCATGGTATTCATTTTTCAGAGAAGCTTCAGAAAAAGCACAGAAAATTAGGGCCTTCGACAGTATGATATTGAAGTGTGAGATGAGACAATCTAGTGAGagagtaaaaaaaaactaaggaGTTATTCTTGATCTTTTAGGTTTGTTTCAAGTCATTTGATTTATGTAATTGATATCATTCCTCTCAGACTCTCTTAATTTATCTGCTCCTCTCTCACCCTCTGTGTATGTGTATATACATATCTGTACATGGATGTGTATAAAGTGAGAGATGAGAAGCGtaagaaaaatgtattttagcTATACATTTAGAATGAATGATTAAATCTacttttttcaataatataGATTAGTTATGtattgttttatcttttaagCTTAACTAAATGTGTTTCCTACATATATGAGACTTAAGAAACATACTAATATGCTGTCAAAAAAGAACATactaaaattgttttatctcttAAGATTTTACAAGATAGTTTCCTACATACTTAAGTCATAATAACATTTAATCCAGAAAAAACCCCGTAAATATAAGATAAATTCTATGGTACCCGGCTAAATTTAAGAAGTTTGCTGATTTTTGAGTGACATAGCAACTCTATAGATACTTTTAGTGTTATTCTAATTAAAAGTCATGTTTTAATTTGGTAAGGATTTTCCAGGTAAAACTTTTATGACCAGAAAACAGCACTAGAAGCAGTTGAAAAAACTGATTCTAAAATGTTCTCTTTAATTTTAACCAGTTGTGAAATGAGCAAGAACATTTTACCTGTTGTGACAAGGGCAGATTTAATTGCAGCAGGGCTCCAAGTTGGATGGACAGTTTTTATAAGTGCAACAATACCAGAAATGTGAGGGCATGACATGGAAGTTCCTGACTCAATGTTGAAGGTAAGGGGCTGCAACTTTTCTGATTTTGCATCAGATACCAAACGCTCAGAAGAAGCAGGTGACCAGGCCGCAAGAATATTAACCCCAGGAGCAGCAATGTCAGGCTGCACCACATTCAACATAAATGTAAAGCTTTGCCTTTTGTTAAGATAAAAAATAGCTATTTATGACATTCAGGAGGAATGATCAGAACCTTCAATACTGAAGGAGACAAAGAACTTGGTCCTCGCGAAGAGAAGAATGCCACTTCCGGTGATATCTGTTGGCCAACAACTGTTTTTGTTTTGCCAAACTTTATTACAGGATCTCTACAATATACATGCATTCATTACAAGGTATTCGTACGTAATTAATTTGCTATTAGTATGCAAAAACATAAAGAAACCCAACATGGAATGTCACCTTGCAACTACTATTACTTGCATTTAGTACCATAGTGTCAGTGTTATTTTCTCGTTAGATCTGGAGTTTCATCTGGGTATATACACTATGATTTAGTAAAGTTATTTACTGAGTAAATTATTGAAGTAAAATTCCAAATGTGATAGGAGCATAATACCATGGAAAAACCATGTTGTTATCATGTAATAATAAGACTTTTCAGTAATCAATAATATTATGCTTTCTCAAACCAAATACTCTtgttgcattttctttttaattctgAGAGATAGATGAAACTAGCTAGCTGCATTTTCTACCATGAAAGATATATGTGCAGGTTACCGACCCAATAGACTCAACAACCATGACTCTGATACTACATAAAAATTCGAGTGAAAATCTAATTCAAATTTCTAAAAGCTAGTTCATAAAGTGAGAGTTATTCTCCCTTTACTGTATACACTGTTCTAGGCGAATCACTAGATGTTGTCATGTTGCACTTACAGAGTACTCACCTAGTTGCTTCTATGTATGATAGAATAGTTGTTCCCGTGATAAAATCAACTTGGACACAGGGTTTACTCCATGATGTATCAACATCTTTTGTAGGAAACTGAGCAAATATGAGACCAGAGCCCCCAGCTTCCGTAACTGTTCTTATAGCTACTGTGGCCGACCTCTGTGACCGAGACTGGAAACACAGAATTGCTTTACCTTTTGCTAAGGTGGCATTCAGACTCCCTGAATTGCAGCCCCTGAACAAAAAACAACAGATATGCACTACTTTCAGTCACAGTCACGACAGTTTCACGCAGATATCGAGCAAATACGAACAAGGAAATTTACCTTGCGCTTTCTTCATCAGCATCCGAAGCTGCTATGTCTTCTCCAAAAACTATTGGATAAAACTTGCTCAAGTCTTTTCCTGTATATAAACTCTGACCCTATATGAGGAAATAAAATATAGTACTGTGTCTGCACTGCTAACGGTTAATCTAGCAAGGATGCAAATTATTAACATACATTTTGTGTCTATTTGCTCAGTTTAAGGTTTAGATTTGCATCTATAAAATACCCCTTTTGGGCTTTACAAATTCACTTTTAATTGCAATTATTTTGGCCAGTGTTTTGAATCTACCTACAAATTAAATCACCTGAGAATGATATTCAGGTTTAATCTAAGAGTAGATGCTTGTTCAAAAGAGCATTCTTCAGTCTAACAAACTTTACTTGCAGAATCTTAATAAGGTAACAAACCTACACTTTAATTTCTTAATTATACTTAAGTTAAAGTATAGTGGAGGAAAGGAATTAAGccaatgatattttaaaatattttacaaagtCGGAGACTAAAATGAAATTTCTATAAACTCCATCACTAAAGTGAGTCAAGTAACTAAGGCTTACAAACTTATTAGGACCAAAAATGGAGGCTTAGTTGAACAAAGGACCTGCAGACATATGGAAATGGATGTATAATGTATTGTTGCTTCATACTTGACATGCCAATCTTATATTCGTAAGGAGATGAAGATTCATTACTGTTATCTGAAATCCTAAGCTAGGCTCATCTCAATCAATAAATAACTTCCTGGGCCTCgttggaataaaaaaaataatcgcttttcatttattaaatgtttGAAGAATTTTGTGGTGAAACATCACAACAAGAAAGATGAAGTACCTGTAGAGTTTGATTGTTTCCGAGGATAATCCTTGATGGAAATTCTCTGTCTATGGTACTAGCAGCAACGGTAATAACCCAAGGTGCAGTGTTTATGACAGTTTGGGAATATGGACCAGAATTGCCACCAGAACATACCACAGAAATTCCTTTAGCAACAGCATGAAAAGAACCAATGGCCAGTGCATCCTCAACATAAGTAGGAAGTGGAGGATCTGAGCCAAGAGATGCTGAAAGAATGTCTACCCCATCAAATATTGCATCATCAAAAGCTGCAAGAATATCTGCTGAGCTGCATCCCCCAGTAGACCAACAAATTTTGTAGACAGCCAACCAAGCTGATGGAGCACCACCTCTTGCCAACCCTTTAGCTAGTCCCATAAAGCTTGCATTTTCCACTGCAACACCAGCTGCAGTAGATGATGTGTGAGTGCCATGGCCTGATGCATCTCGAGGAGACAAGTACTCCACCCCATCACTTGTATTTAGTTTACCAATTTCAGCTTCATATCCTTTAATATACCAACGTGCACCAATAATTTTCCTGCCATCATATGAAAGGATACCATTTAAGGTTACATTTTCCCCCAGAGTGTTCAAAGTAGAAAACATAAATGTAAATTTACTGGACCtctcaattttagagacaaaacataattagttgctatattgattaaagtagagaccattttagagactaaaaaaatttttgatttctaaattggtttctattattgttaaatagtttataaattggtatctaattagctaccaatgttttaactaccaattatttagattctaaatttagtagcaaaaactttaatagctaattaaatatcaatttagaaactatttaacactaatagaaactaatttagaaatcaaaaaaattttaatctctaaaatgatctctaatttaatcctaacaactaattattttttgtctctaaaattaatttctatttaatgagtTTCTTGTAGTGTCTTAACAATTCCTTAACAAATTAAAGACATCCTACTATCAGCCACAACAAAAACACATTAGTGAATTAGGAAGTGTTGAGTTTTGGAGCTCATCGAGTGCCTAAGTTCAATAGTGGTTGTAACTTGGAACATTTAAAAAGGAAATTGAATGGCTAGAAATAAATTCTGAATGAACCTATTGCAAGTGGAGCGGTTGAAATTTTCTCCTCCTTGGCATACACCACGCCAGTGAAGAGGAGGATTGCCCATGTGTTCATCTCTAAAGCTCTCAGACTCTGGCCAAATACCTGAAGAGTAAAGAGCCAATTATATAATCACAATCTCATTTTATGATGTTAACATGCACAGCGTGAAGCAATTCCATACTAACCAGTGTCCATGATGCCGATGATGGTGCCTCTTCCAGATTGACCCCTAGAAAGAGCACTGGTTATCATTTCTTGCTTTACGTTCAAGAAGTCCCAACTTCTTGTTGTGTGAAGACTGAGAATTTTATTTGGAATTACACGGACAACCCCTGGGAAATCTGCATGTAAATAATACAGAAAAGGAgtgaaaattattaatttattagtaCTTATTTGGGAGAGCTTTGATTGAGATATGATAGAGTTCTCATTCTAGGAAAACAGAACATTTAAATACTCCACCAAACATCTCATACTATTTCCACAAGAGTTGAACATCCCATAATACCCAAATTTCTACTGCAATCACTCATCATCATATGCAAGTGCAATCAATTTGACTCAGAGCCACAACTTCTGTATATTACTTCCCAACGTATATTATTTTACAACCATCATTTTGACATTATGCTAACTAGAGAGATTGTAGTTTTTGTATCTGTCAgaattatttcataatttgaAATCAGCTATCTTTCTGCATGATTTCCTTAATTTCACTAGGATCTAAAAAAATCGTGCATGATGGATCATGGAATAGTCCGTGACTGTTGCTAGCTTAGGTTGGTACTGTGTGTCACGAATCTGGGGACCACTTTCACTTTTTATTGAGGAAGTACAAAGGTTCACATTTCTTCTAATAAAGTCTTTTTTAAAGGATAATAATGGTCAAACAATATCAATCTTCAAAATGTTCACCTTCATTTTGATCCTATTTATTCATTTGCACAGAAAGTATTTTGCAATGCTTTCACATATCCCCTACTGTGGATATAGACTCAGCTTGAAATTACCTGCAATGAGCCTAGCTTGGGGCTGACTTAAAACTGCAGCGAATCCAGAAAAGCCATGCTTATAGCTATACAGAATGGACTTCCTAGCAGCGTCTTTGCtgttaaaataaaaaggaagaTATCAGATTctgaattttagtttttaaaggAAGTTTCATAACAATATGCAAAGTAGGTTTCTCATGTTGAAAATTTCAAACATGTTATGTGCATCAAAATAGGCAGGGTAGATAACCTCATGGTTTCCCTCACACACCACATTTCCAAACTCAAATTGAAACTTCAGAGGAACAGAAACAATTTCACAGAAAAACAACAGCAATGAATTAAAGGGCAATTAACCTTCCGAGAATTCTTGATAGTATGTCAAGGTGGGAGTCTTCAACCAACTGTTGCTCACTCTGCTTTATTCTGTTGTTGCCCATATACACAATATGGACCTGCAAAAACCAGAAAGAGAATCAAATAAGTAGGATGCAACTAAGGGAAAATAAAAATGTGGTTggtagaaaaaagaagaagcataGTTTACATACATTGCTTGAGGCAAAGGTGACAAGGACACAAGCTTGTTGTTGCAGAACAAGAATTACAAAAGTAATGACTAAGTTCCAAGCAAGAGCCATGATGGAGTGAAAGCAAGAATGAGATTATGAAAACAGCACTGTTTGAGTGATGGTTTGGCTTAGTAGATTTTGGATAGTATATGTAACAGTGTACATAGATGTCAAAGAAACACACCCACTAAGTACCTGCTCCACCACCACTGCCAGCATTTACTCTATGGTGGGCTCAGTCTCAGCTTTTGGCTCCATCATTGATCTTGGAATCTTTGTACCTATTAAGGGATAAAGTGAGATAGAAACGGGGATTGAGGACCATGAAAATGATCTTTCTTCTAGATTGCCACTTTCTCTTTCCAACCATGTCCTGTTGCATTGACTAATATCGGAATAATTGATGGTGATGTCAACTCCttctattatttattgtttataatatGCATAATGTGATTCCAACCAGGGAACAGAACACTTTTCTGGCTCAGAAAGAACAGGTATCAGTCTCAATATTTGAAAGGAATTTTACTTTATTCTTGGATAAAAAATTCACAACCACAAAGACTCTGCATATATATTAATCCTAGAGGTTATTTCCATccaaaaatcttaaaattttgtcaaaaaaataagttattaacagaaattttatgatttattaATGATTGATAGTGTCTTCAAAGTTGATGGTATTCATAGTAACTACTGCAACAGTTTATGACTACTTGTCATCTTTCAGGAGCTGGAAAAGTTTAGGTTATAGTTATTGGAAGGAAGTAACCTTCTCATTCAAAGGAAAATGTTCTCAGAGCAATGACATTAGAGTAGagatttcaaatttcaaagGTAAACTCAAACCATGTGCACTAACTTGAAGTGAATCAGAATATAAAgtttaactcaactttataaaatcaatttcaattttataaaattttacacttacttatataatataaaatatttattttaaattaatttaaaattacttatataatataaaatatttattttaaattaatttaaaataagatgATGTtacacttatttatatattataaaaggtttatttttaattaatttaaaatgtaaaaaaaaaatataaataaaataaaataaagaaaacttaGAGAAAATGAGACATGAGGTaacttttcatttaaaattattattattatttatacttaTATACAAAGGAATTCACCTTTTTAACTTCtgtaaacaaaatatatttatattaatatttaattttatgaggaatattacattattttttattttacttttaacatattaaaacagTTATGGGAAACAGTTTTAaacatagagaaaaaaaaattaatttaattttctaaaatatttcttcatttttttcaatttttatgaaaagttgctgatttcaaatttgaatttttgaatttttttaccttttttttctctttttgctttttctcatttttttctctcttctttctcaAATTTCTCGTACTCTCTTTCTTTCATAcatactaataataaaaaaagtggaTGTCCGGGTAGTTTagataaaattaataaactCTGGTaggaaaacaaataaatttaatttcttcATAAATGAAATTTGATCTTGCGGTGCTTTAGAAAAGTGATAATTTAATGGTAACtgtttctatttaaaaaaataaataaataaataaaatggttTTTCGAAGAGACAAGTTTGTGGAGGAAGGATCCAAAAGCTCGGCGAACGGATATAGTTTGGAAGTTGTTGGTAGCAGAAGCAGTGCTATGAGAAAGAATCAGTGAAACTATTATCGTGGCTAGATTCAATTTCTTCGTTCCTCTGAACGAAATTGAATTCAATGGATGCTATCAGAAAGCAAGCCTCCAAGCTTCGAGAACAGGTCGCTCGCCAGCAACAGGTTCGTTACTGCAGATCCTTCGCTTTCTCCTTTATTTCTCTGAAATTTGTTAGAGTTTCTCAAGgttttctttatcatttcctaTTTTCCGATGCAATTCTCGTTTAGCTCCCGCTGCGCGGTTATAGCCTTGTAGTTGTTGCTCTCGTCAAACATGATGCCGTCGAGTATTGGATCTAATCGAATTTCGCACTTGCATTGTGAAAATCAATTAATGAAACGGTAGA
Encoded here:
- the LOC137811093 gene encoding subtilisin-like protease SBT3.9, whose amino-acid sequence is MALAWNLVITFVILVLQQQACVLVTFASSNVHIVYMGNNRIKQSEQQLVEDSHLDILSRILGSKDAARKSILYSYKHGFSGFAAVLSQPQARLIADFPGVVRVIPNKILSLHTTRSWDFLNVKQEMITSALSRGQSGRGTIIGIMDTGIWPESESFRDEHMGNPPLHWRGVCQGGENFNRSTCNRKIIGARWYIKGYEAEIGKLNTSDGVEYLSPRDASGHGTHTSSTAAGVAVENASFMGLAKGLARGGAPSAWLAVYKICWSTGGCSSADILAAFDDAIFDGVDILSASLGSDPPLPTYVEDALAIGSFHAVAKGISVVCSGGNSGPYSQTVINTAPWVITVAASTIDREFPSRIILGNNQTLQGQSLYTGKDLSKFYPIVFGEDIAASDADEESARGCNSGSLNATLAKGKAILCFQSRSQRSATVAIRTVTEAGGSGLIFAQFPTKDVDTSWSKPCVQVDFITGTTILSYIEATRDPVIKFGKTKTVVGQQISPEVAFFSSRGPSSLSPSVLKPDIAAPGVNILAAWSPASSERLVSDAKSEKLQPLTFNIESGTSMSCPHISGIVALIKTVHPTWSPAAIKSALVTTASLKNEYHEYIWAEGAPHKQADPFDYGGGHVDPNKVTDPGLVYDMKNSDYIHFLCSMDYNDTAISFLTGVPTKCHKSHKYLLNMNLPSIIIPELKQPLTVSRTVTNVGPIKSVYTARVEAPIGVSVTVVPPTLTFSPKRKKMKFKVTFSSKLRIQGRFSFGYLFWEDGSHEVRMPLAVRSVVQEFCAQT
- the LOC137811112 gene encoding protein EXPORTIN 1A-like codes for the protein MHETHLGVQDMACDTFLKIVQKCKREFVITQVGENEPFVCEILNGLPNSIMDLEPHQIHSFHKSVHHMIEAESNVQKKNEYFQRLMELQNQVFR